The window CCGAAGAGGGGAACGGCAACCGCCAATGGCAAAAGCACCTGCATCAAGCTGACCCCCAGATTGCCCAAACCGGCATTGAGCCCCAACGCCAGGCCCTGCCGCCGTCTCGGGAAAAAATGGGTGATATTGGCCATCGACGAGGAAAAATTTCCACCCCCGATTCCGGAAAGAGCCGCGAGGACGACGAAAATCTCATAGGGAGTTGTCGTGTGTTGCAGGGCAATCCCGGCGCCCAGAGAGGGAAGGATGAGCAGCAACGTGGACACAGAGATGACGATCCGCCCCCCTGCAATGGTAATCATGAAAGAATTGACGATGCGGAGTGTCGCGCCGGATAAGCCCGCGATGGCAGAAAGCGTGAAGAGCTGGGCATCGGTGAAGGGAAAGCCCAGATTCTTCATCTGAACGGTGATGATGCTCCAGAAAAGCCAGATTGCGAAAGAGCAGGCCAGACAAGGAATTGAGACGGCGAGATTGCGTGCCGCGTGGTGCTTCCCCTCCTCCCATGACAGAGGATCTTCGGGGTCCCAGTGCTGTATCCTCAATGTTGTTGCCATACTTTCGAACCCTTTCTCAAGGAACCGCCTTGTACGGACGCGGTCCTTTGATTGCCTGCAGTTCAGAGGGTCGCGTTTCAATATCATTTTTCAATTGCGGAGTAGCCTGTTTCAACATTTGGATGACCGTCAGATGAAACCAAACAAAGCTTATCAGGGTCACCAAAAAAAGCACAAAGAAAGTACTCTGCGGCAACCACGACCCTTGGTAGGCATAACCGAAAATAGGCGGAAGAAAGAACCCACCCAAGGCCCCTAACATGCCCACCAAGCCACCCACAGCGCCCACATCTCGGGGAAAGTAATCAGGGATATATTTATAAACAGCCGCCTTTCCAATGCCCATGCAAGCACCCACCAGAAAAACCAACGATACAAAACCCCAAAGCGGCATGATAAAGGGAAGCACTTCGTGAGCCCCACTCGCAGCAAAACGACTGGAGACATAAAGCACAATATGGCCATTGGGAGCTGAGAGCAGAAACGTTGCAACGGTCATCACACCTAAAACAAGATACATGATGCGACGCGCACCAAAGCGGTCAGACAGCCAACCTCCCAGGGGCCGAAGGAGGCTGGCCGGAAAAATAAAAGAGGCCGTGAGCAGAGCTGCTGTTTGTAACTTAAGGCCAAAGACATCTACATAATATTTGGGAAGCCAAACCGAAAGCGCCACGTAGGCACCAAACACCACCACATAATAAAGACTAAACCGCCACACGCGAATATATTTCAAGGGGCGTAGCATTTCAAAAAAACTTCGCCCATGGCCTGGCTTATGGTCGTGCGAAGGAGTGCAGGCCCAAGTCAGCACGGCTAAGAGAACAAGTAGCACACTGTAGAGAACAGGAACGAACCGCCAACCGCCGGGTAGTCGCCCTCCCCACAACCCTGCCGCAGGCACTATGGCAATGAGGACAGGGCCAATAAACTTCGTAATCGAAGCACCTACATTGCCTGCGCCAAAGACACCCAAGGCAAAACCTTGGCTCTGTTTAGGAAACCAGGCCGAATTCCACGCAATGCCAACGGAAAAAAGATTGCCGCCCAAACCCACCAAAAAGGCATAGATCATGAGTTCATGAAAGGAATGCGTGTATGCAATTAAATAAGTGGGCACGGCCGTGCCGAGCAAAAGCATGATGGTCACCCATCGGCCGCCAATACGATCGGTTAGTATGCCAAACAACAAACGCCAGATAGACCCGTTCAAAATAGCGACCGCCGTCAACCAACCAAACTGAACATCGTTTAAACCAAATTCTTTACGGATGGGAATCCCCAGCACCCCAAACATCAACCAAACTGCAAAGGCAACCGTAAAATCAAGGGTCGAAAAGGTAAGCACACGGCCTCGACCCTTGTTTTCAATGGCCTGCTCACGAATTTTCTGAGTGGCGTGAGTCATGGGGCTACCCCTTTGGTTGCATGGCATCAAATTCGGTCGTGGAAATCAATTGGTGGGCCATAGGAAATAAAATATGGTCTTCGCGAAAAATATGCAGACGCAAAAGTTCAACTAATTGTTTGCCCTCTTCTAATGCTGCATCCAGCACCACTAACTTTGACCGTTCGTCAGGAAGACGAAAAGTGAGCCCTAAAAAATTGATAATGACCGCTGCTAGCTGCACGGCCTTGTGATGATCATCCTCCATCATATCAACCGGTGTGGTCGTTGCTCCGACGTGGTGTTCGCCTTTATCCAGAAGCCGTTTGCTCAGCAATGGGAAAAAAGTAACTTCTTCTCGATGACTGTGTGTGGCAAACTCCTGATCAAAAAAATGGAAAAAGTGACGAAGTTTTTGATCGAGTTCTTTTGTAAACCCTGTTTTTTGAATACAAAGGATGGCCTCTTCAAATAAAGCAAGCTCCTTCATGAAAGAAACATGTTCCTCCATAAACTTTCTTAAAAAAGGATGCATGGCAGCAGGCTCAACAGACGTCGTGCTGGGCGGGGCATAGGCATCGGGTGGATCCATGGGAGACAGGCCATCTCCCATAGCACCTGTTTCTGCCTGCTTTTTCAGAGGATCAATCGAATTAAGCAAATGCGCACTCATATTAGTTTCCATGGCCAAACCCCTAGTTGTTTTGCGGACGGTGCTCCGTCCAAACGTTCTGCGAGTTACGTACCCGTTTACGGTCCCAATACCACATCACCTGTTGATAAGGCCTCCAAATGTAATGAAAGGGGGCCACAAGAAAATGCACCAAGCGCGTAAAGGGAAAGATAGTCACAATGAGAAAAGCCCCAACAATGTGGCCCTTGATCACCCAAGGCATGGCGCTCACCGCCTCGATACGCGGATCAAATGTCAAAATCGACCACAAATAAGGGGTCAGGTCTGCTGCAAACCAAGAAGACCCCCAACGATACCCCAATGCAATCCAGCATCCTAAAACAATTTGTAACCAAAGCAAGATCTCAAGGCAAAGATCCATTCGACTGGTCACGACCCGCACCCGCACATTCGAAATGCGCCGCAAGAAGAGGATGATCAACCCAATCAAAACACTCAAACCAAAGGTAAAGGCCGTTACTTCTAAAATAATCAAACGTACCGGGTTGCTGTTCCATGCCAAGGTGGCTTTTGGAAAAAGAAAGGCAATCAGGTGCCCTAAAAAGACCACCAAGATCCCCAAGTGAAACAACATGGAACCGAAATAGAGCGCTTTCCCCTCCAAAAACTGCGAAGACAAAGAGGAATACTTGAACCCCGTTGCCCTGTATCGCTGAATAGTGCCAATCAAAAAAGTCACGATGGCAATATAAGGTAACGCAATAAACAAAAAGTTATTTAAAAAATTCATAACAATTTCCACCTACGTTATTAAGAGTCACAACCACTATTGTTAGGGTTTGCGGTCTGCTCGATATTCATTTCTTTTTCAACCCATCCCAAAAAATCAGCCGATTGAGGTTGAAGCGACCACTCGGATAATTGGGCCATTCTATCAGCCACGTGAAAATCTTGGGTTAACACCTCAAGGGTGGCTTTAAGCGCCTTGCAATAAACGGTCGGAGCGCTGCCCGGCGCGGGATCCAGCAAGGCTTTGTAATGTTTTTGGTAACTCATTTTCTTTTTTTCTACACGCTCTTCGTCAAATTCACGAATCATCAGCATAAGCGCCGGAACCAAAATTTCCCTCACTAACTCAAGTAACAGTTCCTCATCTTTTAATTTTGGCATCAACCGTAAGAGGTTGGGTAAATGATCGGCTAGTTCACCCCCACAGTTATTTTCTACTTGGGAGTGTTCACGCGTGAGATTCGACAACAACTCTGCACGCTTGTAGTCATCCCCAAATAATACATAACCAACATCGAGCGTCGTGATCGACTGAACATCAAAAGAGCGTGTATAGAGTTCTTGTAGATCAACCGTTTTTTTGGGAATCCCTTCTAAAAAATGTTGTACCTGAAGGGCTGCTTTCGCATATTTGTCACGTAATAAATCCAATAAATTTTGTACTTCAAGGGCGTAGCCGGGCCCTGGAAAATCAAACACCTTAGCCAAATAAAAATAATGCGACTGATTCATAAAATTTATAACCCTCTCTGGAAAGTCCCTTCTTTAAAACCAAAGCCAGTACTGCCTTTTGTGTCCCCGGTAAATTCTAACATCTCGATTGCCTGCTCGCGATGGGCTGCCGGGATCACAAAGCGATCATCAAACTTGGCCAGCGAGGTGAGATAGTAAATCTCGTCTGCTAGCTCGGGTGAATAGCCCACAGCCTCGAGAGCCTTCATGGCCTTGTCTTGCGAAATATCTCCCACAGTTTTGTGGCGGCGATAAATTCGGATAGCCATGAGTTTTTTTAATCGATCGGCAATTTTGTTTTCATCGCCCGCACTAAAGAGACTGGCAAGATACTTCAATGGAAAACGAGCCTCGTTGATGGTCCCCCAAAGCTCGGTGGTACTTGTGTCGTAGAGCCAACGATCATCCCAAACCTTGGCAATGGGGTCTAACTCGCTTACTTGTTTGCTTTGACCCATTTCCTTGACACTGGCCATGACCGGCAAAAGGGGTGGCACATAAAATAGCATGGGAAGGGTTCTAAACTCGGCATGCAAGGGAAGGGCCAACCCCCACTTCTTGACAAATTTATAGGTTGGCGAATTCTGTGCTGCATGAAGGGTAGAATCGGCTATGCCATTGGCCTTGGCCGACGCAATGACATCGGGGTCAAAGGGGTCTGCCAAAATATCAAGGTGTCGATGGATGAGTTGTTCTTCAGAAGCCGATGCCACTTCATGAATACGGTCTGCATCATACAAGATAACTCCCAAATATCGAATGCGGCCTACGCAAGATTGCATACAAGCTGGGGCAAGACCGGCCTCAATCCGTGGATAACAAAGAATGCATTTTTCTGATTTACCGGTATGCCAATTGTAATAAGATTTTTTATAAGGGCAGGCCGTGACACACATTCTCCAAGCACGACAAACATTTTGGTTGATGAGCACCACACCATCTTCACCACGCTTATAAATGGCACCCGACGGGCAAGAGGCAACACAAGCCGGGTTCAGGCAGTGGTTGCAAATGCGTGGCAAATAGAAAAACGCCATCCGTTCTAGCTGAAACATGGCCTCTTGTTCAGCAGGGGCCAATTTTTTGAGATTAGGATCATTACGGGCAAAGTCAGGGGTTCCACTCAAATCGTCATCCCAATTGGGCCCCATTTTGATATCGATCGGTTTTCCGGTGATTAACGAAACGGGCCGAGCTGTTGGCTGGTCATCGCTGGCGGGCGACTCAATCAAATCAAGATACTTGT of the Deltaproteobacteria bacterium genome contains:
- a CDS encoding NarK/NasA family nitrate transporter translates to MTHATQKIREQAIENKGRGRVLTFSTLDFTVAFAVWLMFGVLGIPIRKEFGLNDVQFGWLTAVAILNGSIWRLLFGILTDRIGGRWVTIMLLLGTAVPTYLIAYTHSFHELMIYAFLVGLGGNLFSVGIAWNSAWFPKQSQGFALGVFGAGNVGASITKFIGPVLIAIVPAAGLWGGRLPGGWRFVPVLYSVLLVLLAVLTWACTPSHDHKPGHGRSFFEMLRPLKYIRVWRFSLYYVVVFGAYVALSVWLPKYYVDVFGLKLQTAALLTASFIFPASLLRPLGGWLSDRFGARRIMYLVLGVMTVATFLLSAPNGHIVLYVSSRFAASGAHEVLPFIMPLWGFVSLVFLVGACMGIGKAAVYKYIPDYFPRDVGAVGGLVGMLGALGGFFLPPIFGYAYQGSWLPQSTFFVLFLVTLISFVWFHLTVIQMLKQATPQLKNDIETRPSELQAIKGPRPYKAVP
- a CDS encoding hemerythrin domain-containing protein; this encodes METNMSAHLLNSIDPLKKQAETGAMGDGLSPMDPPDAYAPPSTTSVEPAAMHPFLRKFMEEHVSFMKELALFEEAILCIQKTGFTKELDQKLRHFFHFFDQEFATHSHREEVTFFPLLSKRLLDKGEHHVGATTTPVDMMEDDHHKAVQLAAVIINFLGLTFRLPDERSKLVVLDAALEEGKQLVELLRLHIFREDHILFPMAHQLISTTEFDAMQPKG
- the narI gene encoding respiratory nitrate reductase subunit gamma encodes the protein MNFLNNFLFIALPYIAIVTFLIGTIQRYRATGFKYSSLSSQFLEGKALYFGSMLFHLGILVVFLGHLIAFLFPKATLAWNSNPVRLIILEVTAFTFGLSVLIGLIILFLRRISNVRVRVVTSRMDLCLEILLWLQIVLGCWIALGYRWGSSWFAADLTPYLWSILTFDPRIEAVSAMPWVIKGHIVGAFLIVTIFPFTRLVHFLVAPFHYIWRPYQQVMWYWDRKRVRNSQNVWTEHRPQNN
- the narH gene encoding nitrate reductase subunit beta, whose amino-acid sequence is MDIRSQVSMVFHLDKCIGCHTCSIACKNIWTDRKGAEYMWWNNVETKPGTGYPTKWEDQNIYKGGWEKIGTTLTLKGAGKQKGLLNIFHNPNLPVIDDYYEPFTYKYLDLIESPASDDQPTARPVSLITGKPIDIKMGPNWDDDLSGTPDFARNDPNLKKLAPAEQEAMFQLERMAFFYLPRICNHCLNPACVASCPSGAIYKRGEDGVVLINQNVCRAWRMCVTACPYKKSYYNWHTGKSEKCILCYPRIEAGLAPACMQSCVGRIRYLGVILYDADRIHEVASASEEQLIHRHLDILADPFDPDVIASAKANGIADSTLHAAQNSPTYKFVKKWGLALPLHAEFRTLPMLFYVPPLLPVMASVKEMGQSKQVSELDPIAKVWDDRWLYDTSTTELWGTINEARFPLKYLASLFSAGDENKIADRLKKLMAIRIYRRHKTVGDISQDKAMKALEAVGYSPELADEIYYLTSLAKFDDRFVIPAAHREQAIEMLEFTGDTKGSTGFGFKEGTFQRGL